The proteins below are encoded in one region of Lytechinus pictus isolate F3 Inbred chromosome 11, Lp3.0, whole genome shotgun sequence:
- the LOC135155995 gene encoding uncharacterized protein LOC135155995 translates to MKVTIFATLLVLGLVVSHVTAASLDQNFDDQGDLQLDLDEETLGALGDVLASSWFSRAAHKVSHAVSHAARDVGHAVKKGCGVVNGLPGDELMRLRDAALRNEEIDEEQAAAAYQGYKNLKSACRLVG, encoded by the exons ATGAAAGTGACAATATTCGCTACCCTGCTTGTTCTTGGTCTCGTGGTCAGTCACGTGACTGCGGCCAGCTTGGACCAGAACTTTGATGACCAAGGGGATCTCCAACTCG ATCTTGATGAGGAAACCTTGGGAGCCTTGGGAGACGTCTTGGCTTCTAGCTGGTTTTCCAGAGCAGCCCATAAAGTCTCGCACGCTGTATCGCATGCAGCCCGTGACGTTGGACATGCGGTCAAGAAGGGGTGTGGTGTCGTGAATGGGCTGCCAGGAGATGAATTAA TGAGGCTCCGGGATGCTGCCCTTCGCAATGAGGAGATTGATGAGGAGCAGGCAGCAGCTGCCTACCAAGGATACAAGAATCTTAAGAGTGCCTGCAGACTCGTCGGTTAG